From Aedes albopictus strain Foshan chromosome 1, AalbF5, whole genome shotgun sequence, one genomic window encodes:
- the LOC109422962 gene encoding poly(ADP-ribose) glycohydrolase-like — MDPVETSKSDEAEEFPALEADDDNVDDRAWRGVPMDTIYRGLDRYELRHFAEVRPAEDHLVLYNLPIDVNGTEPPKPRRAYNKWDANHVRLPCSHRSQYPVEQEDGSTTLESRWELVQNALLQPIGNSRELERAILSYNTKYASSWKFKSLHKLFEEDLEEEESAGFFEYTLPKMIRLALLLPDLIPGAIPLLKQGSNKAISLTQQQVACLLANAFLCTFPRRNTQKKKSEYSLFPDINFNRLFQSGGQSVLEKIKCICNYFRRVCSSMPTGVVTFQRRYINPKQFIDWGRCDAIVGRDTVPIHINSEGTIEDQGRGLLQVDFANKYLGGGVLGHGCVQEEIRFVINPELLVSKLFTEALKPQEALVMMGSEQFSEYSGYASSFTFAGDFQDETPRDASGRRECYIVAIDALHFVQSVHQYREELMLRELNKAYVGYYHPLSTPAPGVATGNWGCGAFGGDAHLKAMLQLMVCCVLSRPLVYYTFGDSELRDQFYAMYTFLVDNKVKVCEIWRILKDFRRHNLPPSKLYAYFYQDYYDRKNKPSCFNLKNLRPKERTPEPIAKSAFPENDELNDESLANLMTHLDNEEQPCPSTSNRDSSKDSLSPVTQSPKKPSSRVSLIAELDRNYYTGGPGPAKKLCPSTSPCPVVVENGNGNGNDDTVQVKQDSVLIQIEDETKDRVIVGAVEAIRCEEEIGEFVEVSPPEEARKKQQRRTIGDYFSKSGGK, encoded by the exons ATGGATCCAGTGG AAACTTCCAAAAGTGACGAAGCAGAGGAGTTTCCCGCTCTGGAAGCCGACGACGACAACGTCGATGACCGTGCTTGGCGTGGAGTCCCCATGGACACAATCTACCGCGGTTTGGACCGATACGAGTTGCGACATTTTGCCGAGGTTCGCCCGGCTGAGGATCATCTTGTGCTGTACAATCTGCCGATTGATGTGAACGGGACGGAACCGCCGAAACCGCGAAGGGCCTACAACAAGTGGGACGCCAATCACGTTCGGCTGCCCTGCTCACACCGTAGTCAGTACCCGGTTGAGCAGGAAGATGGCAGTACGACGCTGGAGAGCCGTTGGGAGCTGGTTCAAAATGCTTTACTGCAACCGATAGGGAATAGCAGGGAGCTGGAGAGGGCTATTTTGTCCTATAACACGAAATATGCCAGCAGCTGGAAATTCAAGTCGCTCCACAAACTTTTCGAGGAGGATTTGGAGGAGGAAGAAAGCGCCGGGTTTTTCGAGTATACCTTACCGAAGATGATTCGGTTGGCGTTGTTACTACCGGATTTGATTCCCGGAGCCATTCCGTTGCTGAAGCAGGGAAGCAATAAGGCCATTTCCTTGACGCAACAACAGGTGGCGTGCCTGCTAGCAAACGCCTTTCTGTGTACCTTTCCACGGCGGAATACGCAGAAGAAAAAGTCCGAGTACAGCTTGTTTCCGGACATCAACTTCAACCGGCTGTTTCAATCCGGTGGACAGTCGGTGCTGGAGAAGATCAAATGTATCTGCAACTACTTTCGAAGGGTTTGCTCGAGCATGCCTACTGGGGTGGTTACGTTCCAGAGAAGATATATAAACCCGAAACAGTTTATCGATTGGGGTAGATGCGATGCGATCGTGGGTAGAGACACAGTTCCGATTCACATCAATTCGGAGGGTACTATCGAAGATCAGGGCAGAGGACTGCTACAG GTCGACTTCGCCAACAAATACCTAGGTGGAGGCGTCCTTGGACATGGATGCGTTCAGGAAGAGATTCGATTTGTGATAAATCCGGAGCTATTAGTCAGCAAACTGTTTACCGAAGCGCTTAAACCCCAGGAAGCCCTCGTCATGATGGGTTCGGAGCAGTTTAGCGAATACAGTGGTTATGCCTCCAGTTTCACTTTCGCTGGTGATTTCCAAGACGAAACCCCACGGGATGCCAGCGGTCGGCGGGAATGTTACATAGTGGCAATCGATGCGTTGCATTTTGTGCAGAGCGTTCACCAGTACCGGGAAGAGCTGATGCTGCGGGAGTTGAATAAGGCCTACGTCGGATATTACCATCCCCTGTCGACGCCGGCTCCTGGGGTTGCAACGGGGAATTGGGGCTGCGGGGCATTCGGAGGAGACGCCCATCTGAAAGCCATGCTGCAGTTGATGGTCTGCTGTGTCCTGAGTCGTCCTTTGGTATATTACACGTTTGGAGACAGCGAATTGAGAGACCAGTTTTATGCAATGTATACATTCTTGGTCGACAACAAAGTGAAAGTCT GTGAAATCTGGcgaattctgaaagattttcgaaGACACAATTTACCACCCAGTAAACTGTATGCCTATTTCTATCAGGATTACTACGACAGGAAGAACAAACCGTCTTGTTTCAATTTGAAAAATTTAAGACCAAAAGAAAGAACTCCAGAACCGATAGCGAAAAGTGCTTTTCCAGAGAACGACGAGCTAAATGACGAAAGTCTTGCTAACTTGATGACACACCTTGACAACGAGGAACAACCCTGTCCCTctacatcaaatcgcgattccagCAAGGACTCCCTTTCACCCGTGACGCAATCACCAAAGAAACCCTCCTCGCGGGTATCGCTTATTGCCGAATTAGATCGCAACTATTATACCGGTGGACCTGGTCCGGCGAAAAAGCTGTGCCCTTCTACATCGCCCTGTCCTGTGGTGGTGGAAAATGGCAACGGCAACGGCAACGACGACACGGTTCAGGTGAAGCAAGACTCCGTGCTGATTCAAATTGAGGATGAGACAAaagatcgagtgattgtcggggCCGTTGAAGCCATCAGGTGCGAGGAAGAAATTGGAGAATTTGTTGAGGTGAGTCCACCGGAAGAGGCACGAAAGAAGCAACAGCGTCGGACGATAGGGgattacttttcgaaaagtggcGGTAAGTGA